The following proteins come from a genomic window of Geomonas sp. RF6:
- a CDS encoding SPOR domain-containing protein: protein MAKSFFSGRDGQGAEKKSSKQLLVLLLLILAFVYLYFFTGLIKPRQEAAAPEQAPAPTSTVQVKRPLPPRPAQTAAVPAPAQVAQAGHPAPAAAPAADQGAKPQPQGAAAPAAKPGQPGAPAHGARPAPAPAAAAKPAPAAPAAAKPAAPAAAKPAQQAAKPAPAKPAPAPAPAKGAAVAKAPIPAKPAAKPAQQAQTAAAQPNGSKGAAAAKGAKEGKPAQTAAPQGAKGKEAAPEGTAGGAKAAATPARAAYAVEIGDLPESEVDNVVAKVKKAGIPKVVKTKVKKGETMHRLFLADFADHDEAKEQLDRLKTVAPSAFILPENGRYAVYAGSYLREKKATLEQNRLFDMGIKLLMKSANTPVSVTKVRAGAFPDRVSAEKAARTLKTNGIAGQVVKAQQ, encoded by the coding sequence ATGGCGAAGTCATTTTTTTCGGGTCGTGATGGGCAGGGTGCAGAAAAGAAGAGCTCCAAGCAGTTGCTGGTCCTCTTGCTGCTCATCCTCGCCTTCGTCTACCTCTACTTCTTTACCGGGCTTATAAAGCCTCGTCAGGAGGCAGCCGCCCCGGAGCAGGCACCGGCGCCGACTTCGACAGTGCAGGTGAAGAGACCGCTTCCTCCGCGCCCTGCGCAGACGGCGGCTGTGCCCGCGCCCGCCCAGGTTGCCCAGGCGGGACATCCCGCTCCCGCCGCAGCGCCTGCCGCGGACCAGGGTGCGAAGCCGCAACCGCAAGGGGCCGCGGCGCCCGCGGCCAAGCCTGGGCAGCCTGGCGCTCCTGCTCACGGCGCGAGACCGGCTCCTGCACCAGCCGCCGCCGCAAAGCCCGCCCCTGCCGCACCCGCTGCTGCCAAACCTGCCGCACCGGCCGCTGCGAAACCCGCCCAGCAGGCGGCGAAGCCGGCCCCCGCGAAACCCGCTCCGGCACCGGCTCCGGCCAAAGGTGCCGCAGTCGCCAAGGCGCCGATCCCTGCCAAACCCGCCGCCAAGCCCGCGCAACAGGCGCAGACGGCAGCTGCACAGCCAAACGGCTCCAAGGGTGCCGCAGCAGCCAAAGGCGCCAAGGAAGGGAAACCCGCCCAGACTGCAGCGCCCCAGGGCGCCAAAGGGAAGGAGGCAGCGCCTGAAGGTACCGCAGGGGGCGCCAAGGCAGCCGCGACTCCCGCACGTGCCGCCTACGCCGTGGAGATCGGCGACCTCCCTGAGAGTGAGGTCGACAACGTGGTGGCAAAGGTGAAAAAGGCCGGCATTCCGAAGGTGGTAAAGACGAAGGTGAAGAAGGGGGAGACGATGCACCGCCTCTTCCTTGCCGACTTTGCCGACCACGACGAGGCAAAGGAGCAGCTCGATCGTCTAAAGACTGTGGCGCCGAGCGCTTTCATCCTCCCCGAGAACGGGCGTTATGCCGTCTACGCAGGTTCGTACCTGCGCGAGAAGAAGGCCACTCTCGAGCAGAACCGTCTTTTCGACATGGGGATAAAGCTCCTCATGAAGAGTGCGAATACCCCTGTGTCGGTCACCAAGGTGCGCGCCGGCGCCTTCCCGGACCGCGTCTCTGCCGAAAAGGCTGCTCGCACATTGAAGACGAACGGTATAGCAGGGCAGGTCGTTAAGGCCCAGCAGTAG